A portion of the Tachypleus tridentatus isolate NWPU-2018 unplaced genomic scaffold, ASM421037v1 Hic_cluster_1, whole genome shotgun sequence genome contains these proteins:
- the LOC143242060 gene encoding small ribosomal subunit protein uS14 isoform X2, producing the protein MGHQNIWYSHPRKYGPGSRYCRVCSNSHGLIRKYGLSICRRCFRQYANDIGFKKLD; encoded by the exons ATGGGTCATCAAAATATTTGGTATTCTCATCCCAGAAAATACGGTCCAGGTTCACGATActg TCGAGTGTGTTCTAACTCACACGGTCTTATTCGAAAGTATGGACTGAGCATATGCAGAAGGTGTTTCAGACAGTATGCAAATGATATTGGATTTAAAAAG CTGGATTGA
- the LOC143242060 gene encoding small ribosomal subunit protein uS14 isoform X1, whose protein sequence is MGHQNIWYSHPRKYGPGSRYCRVCSNSHGLIRKYGLSICRRCFRQYANDIGFKKEPHHLKQGSATSFCRGAKGPVCEQMEGHIKLQ, encoded by the exons ATGGGTCATCAAAATATTTGGTATTCTCATCCCAGAAAATACGGTCCAGGTTCACGATActg TCGAGTGTGTTCTAACTCACACGGTCTTATTCGAAAGTATGGACTGAGCATATGCAGAAGGTGTTTCAGACAGTATGCAAATGATATTGGATTTAAAAAG gAACCACATCACTTAAAGCAGGGATCAGCAACGTCTTTCTGCAGAGGAGCCAAAGGCCCTGTCTGTGAGCAGATGGAGGGCCACATTAAGCTACAATGA